A window from Synechococcus sp. RSCCF101 encodes these proteins:
- the rplQ gene encoding 50S ribosomal protein L17, with protein MRHQCRVPQLGRPADQRRAMLRGLTTQLIREGRVTTTRARARALRDEAERMITLAKDGSLAARRRAIGYIYDKQLVHALFEKASNRYGDRSGGYTRIIRTVRRRGDNAEMAIIELV; from the coding sequence ATGCGCCATCAATGCCGCGTCCCCCAGCTGGGCCGCCCAGCCGATCAGCGCCGGGCCATGCTCCGGGGTCTCACCACCCAGCTGATCCGTGAAGGCCGTGTCACCACCACCCGGGCACGGGCACGGGCCCTGCGGGATGAAGCCGAGCGCATGATCACCCTCGCCAAGGACGGCAGCCTGGCGGCCCGTCGCCGCGCCATTGGCTACATCTACGACAAGCAGCTGGTGCACGCCCTGTTCGAGAAGGCGTCCAACCGCTACGGCGACCGCTCCGGCGGCTACACCCGCATCATCCGGACCGTACGCCGGCGGGGCGACAACGCCGAGATGGCCATCATCGAGCTCGTCTGA
- the truA gene encoding tRNA pseudouridine(38-40) synthase TruA, producing MTPSGADRSPQRIALCLQYDGAAFHGWQRQPNADSVQAELERAIRILDDCEPSPTVAAGRTDAGVHAAAQVAHFDTRSPMAPVRWARALNGALAPTVRVLESRPVAASWHACFSASHRRYRYLIFNGRHPNLFLARQSWHRYRARLDDGAMSRALRSLLGHHDFSAFQRAGSHRSHARTTVQEVALERHGDLIELEVQASGFLYGMVRLLVGQLVAVGEGRISEAVFDRRWRQQRRAEVKEAAPPQGLCLLRVGYPEPVFSRSLCHDALPHIRLATSDAPDPPGPGSDMELMAAG from the coding sequence CTGACCCCTTCCGGAGCCGATCGCTCGCCCCAGCGGATCGCCCTCTGCCTGCAGTACGACGGGGCCGCATTCCACGGCTGGCAGCGCCAGCCGAACGCCGACAGCGTCCAGGCCGAGCTTGAGCGGGCGATCCGGATTCTCGATGACTGCGAACCCTCGCCCACGGTGGCGGCCGGTCGCACCGATGCCGGCGTCCACGCGGCCGCACAGGTGGCTCACTTCGACACCCGCTCACCCATGGCGCCCGTCCGCTGGGCCCGGGCCCTCAACGGCGCCCTGGCTCCGACGGTGCGCGTACTGGAATCGCGGCCGGTGGCCGCCAGCTGGCATGCCTGCTTCTCGGCAAGCCACCGGCGCTACCGCTACCTGATCTTCAACGGACGCCATCCCAACCTCTTCCTGGCCCGCCAGAGCTGGCACCGCTACCGGGCTCGGCTCGACGACGGCGCCATGAGCCGGGCCCTGCGGTCGCTGCTGGGGCACCATGATTTCAGCGCCTTCCAGCGGGCCGGCAGCCACCGCTCCCACGCCCGCACCACCGTCCAGGAGGTCGCGCTCGAACGCCACGGTGACCTGATCGAACTGGAAGTGCAGGCCAGCGGATTTCTCTACGGGATGGTGCGCCTGCTGGTGGGACAACTGGTGGCCGTGGGCGAAGGGCGCATCAGCGAGGCGGTGTTCGACCGGCGCTGGCGGCAGCAACGGCGGGCGGAGGTGAAGGAGGCCGCCCCACCCCAGGGACTCTGCCTGCTGCGGGTGGGCTATCCGGAGCCCGTGTTCAGCCGATCCCTCTGCCACGACGCCCTGCCTCACATCCGACTGGCGACGTCGGACGCACCCGATCCACCCGGCCCGGGCAGCGACATGGAGCTGATGGCCGCAGGATAA
- the rplM gene encoding 50S ribosomal protein L13: MNKTPTPSLHTLERQWFVVDAEDQTLGRLASEVARVLRGKNKPTFTPHLDTGDCVIIINAEKVRVSGRKATQKVYRRHSGRPGGMKQETFAALQDRLPERIVEKAIKGMLPHNALGRQMFRKLHVYRGGEHPHTAQKPQHLTFANTSTAQ; encoded by the coding sequence ATGAACAAGACACCAACTCCCTCTCTCCACACCCTCGAGCGCCAGTGGTTCGTGGTCGATGCCGAGGATCAGACCCTCGGACGGCTCGCCAGTGAAGTGGCCCGGGTGCTGCGGGGCAAGAACAAGCCCACCTTCACCCCCCATCTCGACACCGGGGACTGCGTGATCATCATCAACGCCGAGAAGGTGCGTGTGAGCGGGCGCAAGGCCACCCAGAAGGTCTACCGCCGCCACTCGGGTCGCCCCGGCGGCATGAAGCAGGAGACCTTCGCCGCCCTCCAGGACCGCCTGCCGGAGCGCATCGTGGAGAAAGCCATCAAGGGCATGCTTCCCCACAACGCCCTCGGGCGCCAGATGTTTCGCAAGCTGCACGTGTACCGCGGTGGTGAGCACCCCCACACCGCCCAGAAGCCCCAGCACCTCACCTTCGCCAACACCAGCACCGCACAATGA